Proteins encoded within one genomic window of Acinetobacter sp. YWS30-1:
- a CDS encoding ABC transporter permease, with protein sequence MLQEIELETAKTPTQDNAASRLNRKSILNFLKQNQVFIWGIGALFPIALLYLWHVSVERNWVNPLLLPAPELVWVALKDLYQTGELWSNLSVSLSRIGYGFSAGIVLALILGLTMGLSHRVEAYIWPTFKAINLVPVIGWIPLLILLVGIDEALKIILIAKAALVPMTINVFKGVRNIPQQLTEVAEVYQLSTWSRFKNVVLPGAFISFIGGLRLSLASSWGALVAVELLASSEGIGYVMVYGRQIFQLDVVMATVVVIGLVGFGFDVIIRLIQKQFSGWDQAR encoded by the coding sequence ATGTTACAGGAAATCGAGCTTGAAACAGCCAAGACACCGACACAGGACAATGCTGCATCCAGATTGAACCGAAAAAGTATTCTGAATTTTTTAAAACAGAATCAGGTGTTCATATGGGGAATCGGAGCACTTTTCCCCATCGCGCTGCTCTATCTGTGGCATGTGTCGGTAGAACGGAACTGGGTGAACCCTTTATTGCTCCCTGCACCTGAACTGGTCTGGGTGGCCCTGAAAGATCTGTATCAAACCGGCGAACTGTGGAGCAATCTGAGTGTCAGTCTGAGCCGAATTGGCTATGGTTTTAGTGCCGGCATTGTACTGGCACTGATCTTAGGTCTGACCATGGGACTATCGCATCGAGTAGAGGCCTATATCTGGCCCACATTCAAAGCCATTAATCTGGTGCCCGTAATTGGCTGGATTCCACTATTAATTTTACTGGTCGGGATTGATGAAGCCCTCAAGATTATTCTGATTGCTAAAGCCGCGCTGGTGCCGATGACGATCAATGTATTTAAAGGGGTACGCAATATTCCACAGCAATTGACTGAAGTCGCGGAAGTTTATCAACTGAGCACCTGGTCCAGATTTAAAAATGTGGTTCTGCCAGGTGCCTTTATCAGTTTTATCGGTGGTCTGCGTTTATCTCTGGCAAGTTCATGGGGCGCTCTGGTTGCAGTAGAACTGCTAGCTTCAAGTGAAGGGATCGGCTATGTGATGGTCTATGGCCGTCAGATTTTCCAGCTCGATGTGGTGATGGCAACTGTAGTGGTGATTGGACTGGTGGGATTTGGCTTTGACGTCATTATCCGCCTCATACAAAAACAGTTCAGTGGTTGGGATCAGGCTAGATAG
- a CDS encoding ABC transporter substrate-binding protein, with protein sequence MFKWSKVFFAGLLSTATLLPAIQTSAAEAKPSVIRFASPMVGTGNRPVGYGNYYATAQTLGLFEKEFQKDGIKVQWNNFKGAGPAINESYANGLVDITWIGDLPGLIGKASRLDTKLVAMAGSQDNTYLVVAPGSPAKSIADLKGKRIGFFKGTNLHLSIINVVKKYGFSEKDFRFVNMDGPVAYSALASGDIDAIWSSSYIFPVVDRGIAKIIYSTKNEPDLYKTSGYVLVNSKFEQKYPEVVQRVVNVLVKQAAWESKPANKDALFKLWAKSGISYSNINKAHIGVDLKRHSAPILDAFNVAVIKKKLKAGQNLKLIRGNIDVDSWIEPKYVNNALKTLNLQNYWKPLNANGQ encoded by the coding sequence ATGTTTAAATGGTCAAAAGTATTCTTTGCTGGCCTTCTCTCTACAGCAACACTGCTGCCAGCGATTCAGACCTCTGCCGCAGAGGCGAAACCCAGCGTGATCCGTTTTGCTTCGCCGATGGTCGGTACAGGTAATCGCCCTGTAGGTTATGGTAATTACTATGCGACTGCACAGACCTTGGGTTTATTTGAAAAAGAATTCCAGAAAGATGGCATCAAAGTACAATGGAATAACTTTAAAGGAGCGGGTCCTGCGATTAATGAATCTTATGCGAATGGTCTGGTCGATATTACCTGGATTGGTGATTTGCCTGGACTGATTGGCAAAGCCAGTCGTCTGGACACTAAACTGGTCGCCATGGCTGGCTCACAGGATAATACTTATCTGGTGGTAGCACCGGGTTCTCCGGCTAAATCGATTGCTGATTTAAAAGGGAAACGAATAGGCTTCTTTAAAGGAACCAATCTGCATTTATCGATTATTAATGTGGTCAAAAAATACGGATTCAGTGAGAAAGACTTCCGTTTTGTCAACATGGATGGCCCAGTGGCGTATTCCGCTTTAGCCAGTGGTGATATTGATGCAATCTGGAGCAGTAGCTATATTTTTCCTGTAGTCGATCGCGGTATTGCCAAGATTATTTATAGTACCAAAAATGAACCTGATCTCTATAAAACCTCAGGCTATGTACTGGTGAATTCCAAGTTTGAGCAAAAATATCCTGAAGTGGTTCAGCGTGTAGTGAATGTGCTGGTCAAACAAGCGGCTTGGGAAAGCAAGCCCGCTAATAAAGATGCCCTGTTTAAACTCTGGGCAAAATCTGGAATATCGTATAGCAACATCAATAAAGCCCATATTGGGGTAGATCTGAAACGTCATAGTGCTCCGATTCTCGATGCTTTCAACGTTGCTGTAATTAAGAAAAAACTGAAAGCGGGTCAAAACTTGAAACTGATTCGCGGCAATATTGATGTCGACTCCTGGATTGAGCCGAAGTATGTCAATAATGCTTTAAAAACGCTAAATTTACAGAACTATTGGAAACCTCTGAATGCCAATGGGCAATAA